Proteins from a genomic interval of Papaver somniferum cultivar HN1 chromosome 4, ASM357369v1, whole genome shotgun sequence:
- the LOC113274538 gene encoding uncharacterized protein LOC113274538, whose amino-acid sequence MGKRVQKNSVYRDKTQAGCISGLISIFDFRYGRSSQKLLPDRRHGSNRLSIGNGYSKKKLKLLTDAEGAREGNAVDENRTSKIDICRRSVKKLMEEEMFSQKQPKKKPRTASVDFQEPEYSHLDLVSLMEEFCNHVHQRLNKGDSSDGQESTSSTSNDNLDELDLQLVQKHTILQEKLSEAAEAFLSQKFIDSGQMTDEAKIQQTKQFMDALDILNSNKELLLKLLEDSNSLLVKHIEDLRGSQPEKSEPKKSVTRTKASEQEIDNSTQCQELVVHKETPKQNMYKFFWRKGKSENKNAPKEIDSPRASNRIVILKPNPAAIINPAAATSLNSPRSSTQFLYSPVGNQEQGDTLHSKFSLKGIKNKLKRVMGENKKEQHRISMDAILHKIPNDNSADYSREFSGELSGRQLQRKSSYRENADNPVNNDPPSNDYEVTLEGDASYKSVTIEDSGYSKEREADIYAEAKRHLSDMLSYREEDRNTSAFKVSKSLGKTLSLPDYVSPPVCSPRDSDHPFITAQMRFSFSDNLRVVGEKVWQPLNPELSTTSSQNFETELHTDDDFQTDDDIQIQALDLNPDTSRECPETVVQESNSALEEDGTAEETVETIEAVHIEESKSSDDPCESNTSVPADVKSSSTETDGTSEEEGSPGSLTEEDRNNEPSMSSVNSSYSPDLKVEALDSSSDGVPAWESPVSVLKPFFLDDASSPATPKTDRAELKIKPVRICFDERDSTVVVVSPSDPELHSAACFEDRKPTYDYVRAVLRASGLSWDEFTSNYESSSHLLDASLIDEVEVPSSRLCGEPELIFDCIDEVLVDLYERYFGCPPWLKFVKSDIRPVPEGNSIIKEVWEFIDTNLIPQPQPCTLDHIVGKDFNKEGSWGNLRLDIEDIGIEISEAILIELIQDAVFDMRSLVELTS is encoded by the exons ATGGGAAAACGAGTGCAGAAAAATTCTGTTTATCGGGACAAAACTCAGGCAGGTTGCATTTCGGGTTTGATTAGTATCTTTGATTTCCGGTATGGCCGTTCATCTCAAAAATTGCTCCCTGATAGGAGGCATGGCAGTAACAGGCTCTCTATTG GTAATGGATATTCAAAGAAAAAACTCAAGCTATTGACTGATGCTGAAGGAGCGCGTGAAGGCAAT GCCGTTGATGAAAACAGAACATCAAAGATTGATATTTGTAGAAGAAGTGTAAAGAAGCTGATGGAAGAAGAAATGTTCAGTCAGAAGCAACCGAAAAAGAAGCCTCGTACTGCTTCAGTGGATTTTCAAGAGCCAGAATACTCACATCTGGACCTAGTTTCATTAATGGAAGAGTTTTGCAACCATGTACATCAGCGTCTAAACAAGGGGGATTCTTCTGATGGACAGGAATCTACTAGTTCCACCAGTAATGATAATCTTGATGAGCTCGATTTACAGTTAGTTCAAAAGCATACTATTCTCCAAGAGAAACTAAGTGAAGCAGCCGAGGCTTTTTTGAGTCAGAAGTTTATTGATTCTGGGCAAATGACAGATGAAGCAAAAATTCAACAGACCAAACAATTCATGGATGCACTGGATATATTGAACTCGAACAAGGAACTACTTTTAAAACTTCTTGAAGATTCTAATTCATTGCTGGTGAAACACATCGAAGACCTCCGGGGTTCTCAACCAGAAAAAAGTGAGCCAAAGAAATCAGTAACGAGAACGAAAGCGTCAGAACAGGAGATTGATAATTCAACTCAATGTCAGGAGCTTGTTGTTCATAAAGAGACTCCTAAACAAAATATGTATAAATTTTTCTGGAGAAAGGGCAAGTCGGAGAATAAAAATGCACCCAAAGAGATTGATAGTCCACGTGCTTCAAACAGAATAGTAATTCTAAAGCCAAACCCAGCAGCTATTATAAATCCTGCAGCTGCAACTAGCCTAAATAGTCCTCGCTCCTCAACTCAGTTCCTTTATAGTCCGGTGGGAAATCAGGAACAAGGCGATACACTGCACTCCAAATTTTCACTTAAAGGAATTAAAAACAAGTTGAAACGCGTCATGGGAGAAAACAAAAAAGAGCAGCACAGAATTTCCATGGATGCTATTTTACACAAAATTCCAAATGACAATTCGGCGGATTACAGTAGAGAGTTTTCAGGGGAGCTAAGTGGGAGACAACTTCAGAGAAAATCTTCCTATAGGGAAAATGCAGATAACCCAGTGAACAATGATCCTCCTTCAAATGACTATGAAGTTACTTTAGAAGGGGATGCTAGTTATAAAAGCGTAACCATTGAAGACTCTGGATATTCAAAGGAAAGAGAAGCTGACATCTACGCCGAGGCCAAAAGACATCTTTCTGATATGTTGAGTTATAGGGAGGAAGATCGGAATACGTCAGCATTTAAAGTTTCAAAAAGCCTGGGAAAGACACTGTCGCTTCCTGATTATGTCTCACCACCTGTTTGCAGTCCTAGGGACTCTGATCATCCATTCATAACAGCACAGATGAGATTTTCCTTTTCTGACAATTTAAGAGTTGTCGGTGAGAAGGTTTGGCAGCCTTTAAACCCAGAACTTTCAACCACATCTAGCCAAAACTTTGAAACTGAGCTGCATACAGATGATGACTTCCAAACAGATGATGACATCCAAATTCAAGCTCTTGATTTGAATCCAGATACCTCTAGAGAGTGTCCAGAGACTGTAGTTCAAGAAAGCAACTCGGCTTTGGAGGAAGATGGCACAGCAGAAG AAACTGTAGAAACGATTGAGGCAGTGCATATAGAAGAAAGTAAGTCCTCTGATGATCCCTGTGAATCAAATACCAGTGTGCCCGCCGACGTAAAAAGCTCCAGTACTGAGACAGACGGAACTTCAGAGGAAGAAGGATCTCCAGGGAGCTTGACG GAGGAAGACAGAAATAATGAACCATCCATGTCTTCAGTAAATTCGAGTTATTCACCTGACCTGAAAGTTGAAGCTCTGGACAGCTCCAGTGATGGCGTACCAGCATGGGAAAGTCCAGTCTCTGTCCTCAAGCCATTCTTTTTAGACGATGCCAGTAGCCCTGCAACTCCGAAAACTGATCGTG CTGAATTGAAAATAAAACCTGTAAGAATCTGCTTCGATGAACGCGATTCTACTGTTGTGGTGGTATCCCCTTCAGACCCTGAGTTACATTCAGCAGCTTGTTTCGAGGACAGGAAACCAACGTATGATTATGTAAGAGCAGTATTGCGTGCCTCAGGCTTGAGCTGGGATGAATTTACAAGTAACTATGAATCCTCTAGCCACCTTCTTGATGCATCTTTAATTGATGAAGTCGAAGTTCCATCAAGTCGACTTTGTGGTGAACCAGAGTTAATCTTTGACTGCATCGATGAAGTTCTCGTGGATTTATATGAGCGTTACTTTGGATGCCCGCCTTGGTTAAAATTTGTTAAATCCGATATTCGGCCAGTTCCTGAGGGGAATAGCATCATCAAAGAAGTATGGGAATTTATCGACACTAATCTAATACCTCAACCTCAGCCATGTACATTGGACCATATTGTTGGAAAAGATTTCAATAAAGAAGGATCATGGGGAAACCTCCGGTTAGACATTGAAGACATTGGTATTGAGATCAGTGAGGCTATTTTGATTGAACTGATACAAGACGCCGTATTTGACATGCGTTCCTTGGTTGAGCTTACAAGCTGA
- the LOC113274540 gene encoding uncharacterized protein LOC113274540, with amino-acid sequence MTPETPETAAKAKDAPKLVKLDRARKLAESWVNNMSGSPDEESIEEKEPEPRPARLGLGARAAPQTRLGPSSDPAGKSLHNKLEASKKRAAAKSLEEESKANNGQASDDDDDDEEPESRTNAFTKKIVVPAVPPSSQGKKKRKR; translated from the exons ATGACGCCTGAGACGCCAGAGACAGCAGCGAAGGCAAAAGATGCACCTAAATTGGTGAAACTGGATAGAGCCCGAAAATTA GCTGAATCATGGGTTAACAATATGAGTGGATCACCAGATGAGGAATCAATTGAAGAGAAGGAACCGGAGCCTCGCCCTGCAAG GTTGGGCTTAGGGGCAAGAGCTGCACCACAAACTAGACTTGGACCTTCCAGTGATCCAGCTGGTAAGAGTTTGCACAACAAGTTGGAAGCTAGTAAAAAGAGAGCTGCAGCTAAGTCATTAGAAGAAGAATCAAAGGCTAACAACGGACAAgctagtgatgatgatgatgatgacgaagaaCCAGAGAGCAGAACCAATGCTTTTACCAAAAAGATAGTGGTACCTGCTGTTCCCCCGAGTTCGCAGGGCAAGAAGAAACGAAAGAGATAA
- the LOC113274539 gene encoding rop guanine nucleotide exchange factor 3-like, whose product MASSASYENFEFYHASPSATSTPSATDTSGFSVRSDQDSFAYCRTNSEMSSVFTEESVYHDPSSPLAKSGGKGLPLCQASPTRLGMKQYYSHVGDEPDAEPEIDDIDLELDMMREKYSKLLLGEDMSGGGKGVCSAVALSNSITNLYATVFGQTLRLAPLPAEKKSMWKREMDWLLSVCDYIVEFVPATETFKDGTPLEVMTSRLRSDIYMSLPALKKLDNMLLDILDSFRDTEFWYAEQGSMSKNANTKSGSFRKIVSLRTEEKWWLPVPCVPAGGISEKARKHLQQKRDNANQIHKAAMAINNSILGEMEVPEAYMSSLPKSGKACLGDSIYRHITGADKFVPEYLLDNLNIGSEHEALELADKVEASIYIWKRKVCISSMPNSKSTWNLKDLVNDKEGDKNHILAGRAESLLLCLKQRYPGLSQTTLDTTKIQDNKDVGQGILESYSRVLEGLAFNVVSWVDDVLYVDDQQKNKVLSI is encoded by the exons ATGGCGAGTTCGGCGTCGTATGAGAATTTTGAGTTTTATCATGCATCGCCTTCTGCAACATCGACGCCATCAGCTACAGATACGAGCGGATTTTCTGTTCGGAGCGACCAAGATTCGTTTGCCTACTGTCGGACGAACTCCGAAATGTCGTCAGTGTTTACGGAAGAGAGTGTTTATCATGATCCATCATCTCCTTTGGCGAAATCGGGTGGTAAAGGGCTGCCCTTGTGCCAGGCTTCCCCGACGagattaggaatgaaacagtatTATAGCCATGTTGGAGATGAACCTGATGCTGAACCAGAAATAGATGATATTGATCTTG AATTAGACATGATGAGGGAGAAGTATTCAAAGCTATTGCTGGGTGAAGACATGTCAGGAGGCGGAAAGGGTGTCTGCTCTGCAGTTGCACTTTCAAATTCCATAACGAATCTCTACG CAACTGTTTTTGGCCAAACTTTGAGGTTAGCACCTCTACCAGCTGAGAAGAAGTCGATGTGGAAACGAGAAATGGACTGGCTTCTATCTGTTTGTGATTACATTGTAGAGTTTGTCCCTGCTACTGAGACCTTTAAAGACGGAACACCTTTAGAG GTGATGACAAGCAGACTTAGATCAGACATTTACATGAGCCTTCCTGCACTAAAAAAGCTTGACAACATGCTACTT GATATATTGGACAGTTTCAGGGATACAGAGTTTTGGTATGCAGAGCAAGGAAGCATGTCAAAAAATGCAAATACTAAATCAGGGTCATTCCGGAAAATTGTAAGTCTAAGGACAGAGGAAAAATGGTGGTTACCAGTACCCTGCGTCCCTGCTGGTGGGATCTCTGAGAAAGCAAGAAAACATTTGCAACAAAAACGTGACAACGCAAATCAAATTCACAAAGCGGCCATGGCCATAAACAATTCTATTCTCGGTGAAATGGAAGTTCCAGAGGCATATATGTCAAGTCTTCCGAAG AGTGGCAAAGCATGTCTGGGTGATTCAATTTACCGTCACATAACTGGTGCAGATAAATTTGTCCCCGAGTACCTACTTGATAACTTGAACATAGGTTCTGAGCACGAGGCACTTGAACTTGCAGACAAGGTTGAGGCTTCAATATACATATGGAAGCGCAAAGTATGCATAAGCAGCATGCCTAATTCGAAATCCACATGGAACCTCAAAGATCTAGTGAATGATAAAGAGGGCGACAAGAATCATATCCTAGCCGGTAGAGCTGAAAGTTTATTATTGTGCCTGAAGCAGAGATACCCTGGACTATCACAAACAACCTTGGATACAACAAAGATTCAAGATAACAAG GATGTTGGGCAAGGAATTCTAGAGAGCTACTCAAGGGTTTTGGAAGGTCTAGCGTTCAACGTTGTTTCTTGGGTAGACGATGTTCTATACGTCGACGATCAACAAAAAAACAAAGTCCTTAGTATTTAG